One Echinicola strongylocentroti DNA window includes the following coding sequences:
- a CDS encoding thiamine pyrophosphokinase, whose product MSSHHFVKEQQEPAMLIMGTEQLSYEQIAPLLEWVPTVLVAEPVVDTVLSWGIKIDVILATSEYQKKHFQLLEEQYPLRFLTCQQGKFLEEGLQYLIATKHPAVNIIDYDHRQLFQLEEKLDLVNIVVFDGPIRYFPVMGKSFKKWFPQSSVQLHAPDHTLIEMKTAAESQFINIKHATFVEVEEGTITFQSMQPFWIGEMVGVEN is encoded by the coding sequence ATGTCGTCGCATCATTTTGTCAAAGAACAGCAGGAGCCTGCCATGCTCATCATGGGCACTGAACAGCTTTCGTACGAGCAGATTGCCCCATTACTGGAATGGGTGCCTACCGTGCTAGTGGCCGAGCCGGTGGTAGATACCGTGCTCTCTTGGGGTATTAAGATCGATGTGATCCTCGCCACAAGTGAATATCAAAAAAAGCACTTCCAACTACTGGAAGAACAGTATCCGTTGCGTTTTTTGACATGTCAGCAGGGAAAATTCCTGGAGGAAGGACTCCAATACCTCATCGCCACCAAACACCCTGCTGTCAATATTATTGATTACGACCATCGACAGCTTTTTCAGTTAGAAGAAAAATTGGATTTGGTGAATATCGTGGTCTTTGACGGGCCTATTCGTTATTTCCCGGTGATGGGCAAGTCCTTTAAAAAATGGTTCCCACAAAGTTCCGTCCAATTACATGCCCCAGATCACACCCTCATCGAAATGAAAACCGCCGCAGAAAGCCAATTTATCAATATCAAACATGCCACCTTCGTAGAAGTCGAGGAAGGCACCATCACCTTCCAATCCATGCAGCCCTTCTGGATAGGAGAGATGGTCGGAGTGGAAAATTAG
- a CDS encoding P-II family nitrogen regulator → MKKVEAIIRTSRFEVIQQCIAALGVKFLTFYEVKGMGLEHAKIEKYRGVAYEPTFIPRTKLEIVVTEELVDPVVNCILKEGRTGQIGDGKIFVTDVLEAYRVRNNDKGADAL, encoded by the coding sequence ATGAAAAAAGTAGAAGCTATTATTAGAACATCTCGATTCGAGGTGATTCAGCAGTGTATTGCTGCGCTCGGAGTGAAGTTCCTCACTTTTTATGAAGTAAAAGGAATGGGACTTGAACACGCAAAAATCGAAAAGTACAGAGGCGTTGCTTATGAGCCCACATTTATTCCTCGGACCAAATTAGAAATCGTGGTTACCGAAGAGTTGGTAGACCCTGTGGTCAACTGCATCCTCAAAGAAGGCCGAACTGGTCAGATAGGAGACGGGAAGATTTTTGTGACCGATGTGTTGGAAGCCTACAGAGTGAGGAACAATGACAAAGGAGCAGATGCGCTGTAG
- a CDS encoding GNAT family N-acetyltransferase: MKIEGENGITLNTWGGQHFHKLYPLANNPAITKNLKDSFPQPYTLHDARFWIEHNIKFNPPQNFAIEKDGTLVGAIGIHKGENELRTNMELGFWLGEQFWGQGIATEAVKLFVPYLFKNFEVLRVFATVYDFNVPCMRVLQKAGFEEEAILKGGFIKNGTVGDIFQFVKLREDYL; the protein is encoded by the coding sequence ATGAAAATCGAAGGAGAAAATGGTATCACGCTAAATACCTGGGGCGGACAGCATTTCCACAAACTGTACCCATTGGCCAACAATCCTGCCATTACCAAAAACCTTAAAGACAGTTTTCCCCAACCCTACACCCTTCACGACGCCCGCTTCTGGATCGAGCACAATATTAAATTCAATCCTCCACAAAATTTTGCAATAGAAAAAGACGGTACACTTGTCGGAGCCATCGGGATCCACAAAGGAGAGAATGAACTCCGCACCAATATGGAACTGGGCTTTTGGCTTGGCGAACAGTTTTGGGGACAAGGAATAGCTACAGAAGCCGTCAAACTTTTCGTCCCCTACCTCTTCAAAAACTTTGAAGTCCTTCGGGTCTTCGCTACGGTCTATGACTTCAATGTGCCTTGCATGCGGGTACTTCAGAAGGCGGGGTTTGAAGAAGAAGCCATCCTCAAAGGTGGGTTTATCAAGAATGGTACCGTGGGAGATATATTTCAGTTTGTAAAGCTTAGAGAAGACTATTTATAA
- the prfA gene encoding peptide chain release factor 1 — MLDKLEHIKDRFEEVGQLIIQPDAMSDMGKYTKLTKEYKDLEKIVNVFDEYKLVLDNIKSSKAILETEKDPDFRDMAKVELDELKEKEAEYEKELKQMLIPKDPNDSKDCILEIRSGTGGDEAAIFAGDIFRMYERYAEKQNWNLTVLDLTFGSAGGYKEIISTVSGADVFGMLKYESGVHRVQRVPTTETQGRVHTSAATVAVLPEMEDVDVQIDMNDVRKDTYCSSGPGGQSVNTTYSAVRLTHEPSGIVVTCQDQKSQIKNFEKALKVLRSRIYEIELAKHNEEVGAQRKSMVGSGDRSDKIRTYNYPQSRVTDHRINKTVYNLSDVMDGNLEDFTSALRFAENAERLKNSGMED; from the coding sequence ATGCTTGATAAATTAGAGCACATCAAAGACAGATTTGAGGAAGTGGGACAGCTGATCATTCAGCCGGACGCCATGTCCGATATGGGCAAATACACCAAGCTCACCAAAGAATATAAAGACCTGGAAAAAATCGTCAACGTTTTTGACGAATACAAACTGGTACTGGACAATATAAAGAGTTCTAAAGCGATCCTTGAAACAGAAAAAGACCCTGATTTCAGGGATATGGCAAAGGTAGAGCTGGACGAGTTGAAAGAAAAAGAGGCCGAATACGAAAAGGAGCTGAAACAAATGCTCATCCCCAAAGACCCTAATGATTCCAAGGATTGTATCCTAGAAATCCGCAGTGGCACGGGAGGTGATGAGGCGGCCATTTTTGCCGGTGATATCTTCCGCATGTACGAACGCTACGCCGAAAAGCAAAACTGGAACCTGACCGTACTGGACCTTACATTTGGCTCTGCTGGTGGGTATAAGGAAATCATCAGCACCGTTTCAGGAGCCGATGTATTCGGCATGCTCAAGTACGAATCAGGGGTTCACCGTGTCCAACGAGTCCCTACCACAGAAACACAAGGAAGAGTACACACCTCCGCTGCCACCGTCGCCGTACTTCCCGAAATGGAAGATGTCGATGTGCAGATCGACATGAACGATGTCCGCAAGGACACTTACTGTTCGTCAGGGCCTGGTGGGCAGTCCGTAAACACGACCTACTCTGCCGTAAGGCTTACACACGAACCCTCAGGCATCGTAGTGACCTGCCAGGACCAAAAGTCACAGATCAAAAACTTCGAAAAAGCCCTCAAGGTACTCCGGTCCAGGATCTATGAAATCGAACTGGCCAAACACAACGAAGAAGTGGGCGCCCAGCGTAAGTCCATGGTGGGAAGTGGCGATCGGTCTGACAAAATAAGGACCTATAACTACCCTCAAAGCCGTGTGACAGACCACCGCATCAACAAAACCGTCTATAACCTCTCCGATGTCATGGACGGCAACTTGGAAGACTTTACCAGTGCCCTACGGTTTGCAGAAAACGCAGAAAGGCTCAAAAACAGCGGCATGGAAGACTAA
- a CDS encoding 3-hydroxyanthranilate 3,4-dioxygenase, which produces MALTKPFNFKQWIDDNRHLLKPPVGNQQVYKGNDDFIVMVVGGPNSRKDFHYNEGEEFFYQLEGDIVLKVIDEGKPKDIEIKEGEIFLLPPKVHHSPRRPANTVGLVMEQYRQEGEKDGFIWYCENCGNKLYEEYAVVTDIVSQLPPIMEHFWSNPDHFTCKSCGTKMEK; this is translated from the coding sequence ATGGCATTGACTAAACCGTTTAACTTCAAACAATGGATTGACGATAACCGACACTTGCTCAAGCCGCCAGTCGGCAACCAGCAAGTGTATAAAGGGAATGATGACTTTATCGTGATGGTGGTGGGCGGCCCTAATTCCCGAAAGGATTTTCACTATAATGAAGGTGAGGAATTCTTTTATCAGCTGGAAGGAGATATTGTGCTGAAAGTGATCGACGAGGGCAAGCCCAAGGATATTGAAATTAAAGAAGGAGAAATTTTCCTTTTGCCGCCGAAGGTGCACCACAGCCCCCGGCGACCCGCCAATACGGTCGGGCTTGTGATGGAGCAGTATCGTCAAGAAGGGGAGAAAGATGGGTTTATTTGGTATTGTGAAAACTGTGGAAACAAGCTCTATGAGGAATATGCCGTGGTGACAGACATTGTCAGCCAACTGCCTCCTATCATGGAGCATTTCTGGAGCAATCCTGATCATTTTACCTGTAAATCTTGTGGTACCAAAATGGAAAAATAA
- a CDS encoding DoxX family protein, which translates to MKKILFSNSPISRGLALLLLRLGAAALMMTHGWDKITKFSEYLTKFADPIGVGPAVSLQLTIFAEFFCAILLALGFMTRLALVPLMITMIVAVFIVHGGDPIGDKEVGLLYLTTFITLFLTGPGNISMDAQILKKNRYR; encoded by the coding sequence ATGAAAAAGATACTATTCTCCAATAGTCCTATATCACGCGGCCTGGCTTTGCTATTACTGAGATTAGGAGCAGCTGCTCTAATGATGACTCACGGATGGGACAAAATCACCAAGTTCAGCGAATACCTTACAAAATTTGCAGACCCGATCGGGGTCGGTCCGGCAGTATCTTTACAATTGACCATTTTTGCGGAATTCTTCTGCGCCATTCTGTTGGCGCTGGGCTTTATGACTAGGTTGGCATTGGTCCCGTTGATGATCACCATGATCGTAGCAGTATTTATTGTCCATGGTGGGGACCCCATCGGTGACAAAGAAGTAGGGCTCCTCTACCTGACCACCTTCATCACCCTGTTTTTAACTGGCCCTGGCAACATCTCCATGGACGCGCAGATTCTCAAAAAAAACCGGTACCGGTAA
- a CDS encoding FAD-dependent oxidoreductase, translating to MKNNDVSIIGAGLIGSLLGIYLSKKGLNVSIYEKRPDLREQQYAPAGRSINMALSDRGWKALDKIGLRELVEPYVIPMYGRRIHDEHGATTFLSYGKENQAIYSISRGKFNHVLVDEAEKHGTKMCFSHICEEISIADTTLKVVLPDGTKEDRETDVVIGADGAYSSLRDAMQRQTRLNYKQEYISHGYKELTIPATKEGEFVMDPNALHIWPRGEFMLIALPNPDHSFTCTLFLPFEGEKVCFDKINDEADLESVFRTYFDDAFSLMPDLAKEYFDNPTSSLINVECYPWLANKSMLIGDACHAMVPFFGQGMNCGFEDCFILDGLIEKYGTTSWELVFEKFQKVRKSDTDAISEMARNNFTEMRDSVANPRFIIRKKIEARLHELYPTEWIPLYTMVTFSDMKYEDAYAQGRLQDEVMDKVMEDPMILQNWQQVDYAAIISQIETARMV from the coding sequence ATGAAGAATAATGATGTCAGCATTATTGGTGCAGGACTGATTGGTTCATTGCTTGGGATTTACCTTTCTAAGAAAGGCCTGAATGTTTCCATCTATGAAAAGCGTCCCGATCTCAGGGAACAACAATATGCCCCTGCGGGCCGATCGATCAATATGGCCTTGAGTGACCGCGGATGGAAAGCCTTGGACAAAATCGGCCTAAGAGAATTGGTAGAGCCCTATGTGATTCCCATGTACGGTAGGAGGATCCATGATGAGCATGGAGCCACCACTTTTTTGTCTTATGGCAAAGAAAACCAGGCAATCTATTCCATCTCCAGAGGGAAATTTAACCATGTGTTGGTGGATGAAGCAGAAAAACACGGTACAAAAATGTGCTTCAGCCATATATGCGAGGAGATCAGTATTGCGGATACCACCTTAAAAGTGGTATTGCCGGATGGCACCAAAGAAGACCGGGAGACCGATGTGGTCATTGGGGCTGATGGAGCTTACTCCTCTTTGAGGGATGCCATGCAGCGCCAGACAAGACTGAACTATAAGCAAGAATACATTTCGCATGGCTATAAGGAGCTGACGATTCCAGCGACCAAGGAGGGGGAATTTGTAATGGATCCCAATGCCTTGCATATTTGGCCCCGGGGAGAATTCATGCTGATTGCCTTGCCCAACCCGGACCATTCATTTACCTGTACTCTCTTTTTGCCTTTTGAAGGAGAGAAGGTGTGCTTTGACAAAATCAATGATGAAGCCGATTTGGAGAGTGTGTTCAGGACTTATTTTGATGATGCCTTTTCCTTGATGCCGGATTTGGCCAAGGAGTATTTTGATAATCCCACCTCTTCACTGATCAATGTGGAGTGTTATCCATGGTTGGCGAATAAGTCCATGCTGATCGGTGATGCCTGTCACGCCATGGTTCCATTCTTCGGTCAAGGGATGAATTGTGGTTTTGAGGATTGCTTTATCTTGGATGGATTGATAGAAAAATACGGGACTACTTCTTGGGAATTGGTGTTTGAGAAATTCCAAAAAGTAAGAAAATCTGACACTGATGCCATAAGTGAAATGGCCAGAAACAACTTTACTGAAATGCGGGACAGTGTGGCCAATCCACGGTTCATCATTCGTAAAAAAATAGAAGCACGGCTTCATGAGCTTTACCCTACTGAGTGGATTCCGCTTTATACCATGGTTACTTTCTCAGATATGAAGTACGAAGATGCCTATGCGCAAGGAAGACTTCAGGATGAAGTGATGGATAAGGTGATGGAAGATCCCATGATATTGCAAAACTGGCAGCAAGTCGACTATGCAGCCATTATTTCCCAGATAGAAACCGCTAGAATGGTATAA
- the kynU gene encoding kynureninase: MTAHRYSLAYAQERDREDPLRKFKSRFYFPKVNGEEAIYFCGNSLGLQPKAVKEYLERDLDSWATKAVDGHFDGEEPWFSVHERSKAALAEIVGAKKHEVVAMGSLTSNLHALMVSFYQPDGKRNKILTEAGAFPSDMYALETQVKHHGLDPSEAIVEVAPRQGEHTIRTEDILQAISTHKDELACVMMAGLQYYTGQVFDMKAITKAGHEAGALVGFDLAHAVGNAPLRLHDWVVDFAAWCSYKYLNSGPGNVAGIFVHERHGDNPKLNRFAGWWGHDEKVRFKMEKGFVPMYGADGWQTSNGNVLGMATHQASLDIFKEAGMEALRQKSVQLTGFLEYLIREISGGSGVLEIITPSAEVERGCQLSLLIHKGGKTVFDEFYRNGIVGDWRNPNVIRIAPTPLYNSFEDVFRFAKILEQSLAKFT; this comes from the coding sequence ATGACTGCACACCGTTATAGCTTGGCCTATGCTCAGGAAAGGGATCGGGAAGATCCCCTAAGGAAATTCAAAAGTAGATTTTACTTTCCCAAGGTAAATGGTGAGGAAGCCATTTACTTTTGTGGTAATTCCCTGGGGCTTCAGCCAAAAGCAGTCAAAGAATACCTCGAACGAGATTTGGATAGCTGGGCGACCAAGGCGGTGGATGGCCACTTTGACGGAGAAGAGCCATGGTTTTCTGTCCACGAAAGATCCAAAGCGGCCTTAGCAGAAATAGTAGGTGCCAAAAAGCACGAAGTGGTCGCTATGGGCAGTTTGACCAGTAACCTTCATGCACTTATGGTGTCCTTTTATCAGCCAGATGGTAAGCGAAATAAAATCTTGACAGAAGCGGGGGCTTTCCCTTCAGATATGTATGCCCTGGAGACCCAGGTGAAACACCATGGACTTGATCCTAGTGAGGCAATTGTCGAAGTAGCACCTAGGCAAGGAGAGCATACCATCAGGACGGAGGATATTCTTCAAGCCATATCCACGCATAAGGATGAACTCGCTTGCGTGATGATGGCAGGCTTGCAGTATTATACTGGTCAGGTGTTTGATATGAAGGCAATAACGAAGGCCGGACACGAAGCCGGAGCCTTGGTGGGCTTTGATCTTGCCCATGCTGTGGGGAATGCACCCTTACGATTACACGATTGGGTAGTGGATTTTGCGGCATGGTGCAGTTACAAGTACCTGAACTCAGGCCCAGGAAATGTGGCTGGGATTTTTGTGCATGAGCGGCATGGCGACAATCCGAAACTGAACCGTTTTGCTGGCTGGTGGGGCCATGATGAGAAAGTACGCTTCAAAATGGAAAAGGGCTTTGTTCCCATGTATGGCGCCGATGGCTGGCAGACGTCCAATGGCAATGTGCTGGGAATGGCGACACACCAAGCGTCGTTGGACATTTTCAAAGAGGCAGGAATGGAGGCCTTGCGCCAAAAGAGTGTGCAGCTTACAGGTTTTTTGGAATACCTGATCCGTGAGATTAGTGGTGGCAGCGGGGTGCTGGAGATCATTACCCCGAGTGCTGAAGTGGAGAGAGGCTGCCAATTGTCCCTCTTGATCCATAAAGGAGGGAAAACCGTCTTCGATGAGTTTTATCGAAATGGGATAGTGGGTGATTGGCGAAATCCCAATGTGATCCGGATAGCACCTACCCCGCTTTACAATAGCTTTGAGGATGTATTCAGATTTGCCAAAATTTTGGAACAATCCCTTGCTAAATTTACTTAA
- a CDS encoding Tll0287-like domain-containing protein yields MIRILFIVLAGLLVSCGSRKKVDREVFDAVNESMEVKKVNEVDIINKAIEWGNEITEEAQQELMGKLTTAINEKGVAGAVAFCNVEALPSLDEVSRKHKVVIRRVSHDFRNSSDRPNEKEEMLLQAYEYNEENDIQNKPNVQEIENGEILLYTKAITIPGKMCLNCHGDPNKDIDEATLAKIEKLYPQDKAKGHEVGDLRGMWSIAIPKKEVVKQL; encoded by the coding sequence ATGATACGGATTTTATTTATAGTATTAGCGGGATTGTTGGTCTCTTGTGGCTCACGCAAGAAGGTGGATCGGGAAGTATTCGACGCTGTCAACGAGTCCATGGAGGTCAAAAAGGTCAATGAGGTGGATATCATTAACAAGGCCATCGAGTGGGGCAATGAGATCACTGAGGAAGCCCAGCAAGAGTTGATGGGTAAATTGACCACGGCGATCAATGAAAAAGGAGTGGCTGGAGCAGTAGCGTTTTGCAATGTGGAAGCGCTGCCTTCGCTGGATGAAGTGAGCAGGAAACACAAGGTCGTCATAAGGCGGGTATCGCATGATTTCAGAAATTCTTCCGATCGGCCCAATGAAAAGGAAGAAATGTTGCTACAGGCTTATGAGTACAATGAAGAAAACGATATTCAGAATAAGCCGAATGTACAGGAAATCGAAAATGGCGAAATCCTTCTTTACACAAAAGCTATTACCATTCCAGGAAAAATGTGTTTGAATTGTCATGGTGATCCAAACAAGGATATTGATGAGGCTACGTTGGCCAAGATCGAAAAGCTATATCCCCAAGACAAAGCCAAAGGTCACGAAGTTGGGGACCTCAGGGGAATGTGGAGCATTGCCATTCCTAAAAAGGAAGTGGTGAAGCAACTGTAA
- a CDS encoding nucleotidyltransferase family protein, producing the protein MNKPTLLILAAGIGSRYGGNKQIDGFGPNGETIIEYSIFDAIRAGFGKVVFIVRKEILETAKELFLPKLQGKIEVDFVVQTLESLVPSEYQNPERKKPFGTGHAVLCAKDAIQAPFAVINADDFYGKEAFQALGKFLKDEVKENLHCMVGYALKNVLSENGTVSRGVCETNEHFQLIGMTERTAIAQEGDQIISREDDDPLVIPPDTPVSMNCWGFHPSFFEEAERIWKAFLPENKDNIKSEFYIPSVANTLIEEKKANIAILEGGTTWFGVTYPEDKPVVVAALQKLHKKGEYPEKLWE; encoded by the coding sequence ATGAATAAACCTACACTTTTAATCTTGGCTGCAGGGATAGGCAGTCGATACGGCGGCAACAAACAAATAGATGGGTTTGGCCCCAATGGGGAGACAATCATCGAATATTCCATCTTTGATGCCATTAGGGCAGGATTTGGAAAGGTGGTCTTTATCGTGCGAAAGGAGATTCTCGAAACAGCCAAAGAGCTATTTTTACCCAAGCTTCAAGGAAAAATCGAGGTGGACTTTGTGGTCCAAACACTCGAGAGCCTAGTGCCTTCCGAATACCAAAACCCTGAAAGAAAAAAACCCTTCGGTACTGGCCATGCCGTACTTTGTGCCAAAGATGCTATCCAAGCTCCCTTTGCTGTCATTAATGCGGACGACTTTTATGGAAAAGAGGCTTTTCAAGCCCTCGGAAAATTCCTAAAGGACGAAGTAAAAGAAAACCTTCACTGCATGGTAGGCTATGCGCTAAAAAACGTTCTTTCTGAAAACGGCACTGTCAGTCGTGGGGTTTGTGAGACCAACGAGCATTTTCAGCTTATCGGCATGACCGAGCGAACAGCCATCGCCCAAGAAGGTGACCAGATCATCAGCCGAGAAGACGACGACCCTCTCGTCATCCCTCCAGACACCCCTGTCAGCATGAATTGCTGGGGATTTCACCCTTCTTTTTTTGAGGAAGCGGAAAGAATATGGAAGGCTTTTTTGCCAGAGAATAAAGACAATATCAAATCGGAATTTTACATCCCCTCAGTAGCGAACACCCTCATCGAAGAAAAAAAAGCCAATATCGCCATACTGGAAGGTGGAACCACTTGGTTCGGTGTCACGTATCCAGAAGATAAACCTGTCGTCGTGGCTGCTTTACAAAAGCTGCATAAAAAAGGGGAGTACCCTGAAAAGCTCTGGGAATAG
- a CDS encoding ammonium transporter, with translation MNQELFTINNVWMMVATILVFIMHLGFASLEAGLTRAKNTVNILFKNTIIPAMGLLTYAFVGFNLMYPGEAFTGGFFGLSGLGLSLPEGWDTSNYNQGYTFFTDFIFQAMFAATAATIVSGAVAERIKLGPFIIFSTLYVAICYPIVGMWKWGGGFLDSLDTPFYDFAGSTIVHSVGGWGALVGAYLLGPRIGKYTDKGMKAIPGHNIPMAVIGVFLLWFGWFGFNGGSVLTADPGTVSKVFVTTSIAGAAGAFGALLFSYIKFKSYDITMVLNGILAGLVGITAGADLMGVGESAIIGFVGGGLVVFAVVFFDKVKIDDPVGAISVHLVGGIWGTLAVGLFGDLAGFSQVMSQLIGIGAVGAFCVIFSFVVFYSMKRTVGIRVHEQEEVEGLDINEHSMRAYPDFATKE, from the coding sequence ATGAATCAAGAATTATTTACCATCAACAATGTGTGGATGATGGTAGCCACTATCCTGGTATTTATCATGCACTTGGGCTTCGCCTCTTTGGAAGCCGGTCTTACCAGGGCCAAAAATACCGTCAACATTCTCTTTAAAAACACTATTATCCCAGCCATGGGGCTATTGACTTATGCCTTTGTGGGATTTAATCTAATGTATCCAGGTGAAGCCTTTACGGGAGGCTTTTTCGGCTTGAGCGGTCTTGGCTTGAGCTTGCCTGAAGGCTGGGACACGTCTAATTATAATCAAGGATATACCTTCTTTACGGATTTTATCTTCCAAGCGATGTTTGCAGCTACTGCGGCCACGATCGTTTCTGGTGCCGTAGCGGAGCGTATCAAACTAGGGCCATTTATCATTTTCTCCACGCTTTATGTGGCGATCTGCTATCCCATCGTAGGTATGTGGAAGTGGGGTGGAGGCTTTTTGGACAGCTTGGATACTCCATTCTATGATTTTGCAGGCTCTACCATCGTTCACTCTGTCGGTGGATGGGGAGCATTGGTAGGCGCCTACTTGCTAGGCCCAAGGATCGGTAAATATACCGATAAAGGCATGAAAGCTATTCCTGGACACAACATCCCGATGGCAGTAATCGGTGTATTCCTGCTTTGGTTTGGATGGTTCGGCTTTAACGGTGGTTCAGTATTGACCGCTGATCCAGGGACGGTGTCCAAAGTGTTTGTGACCACTTCCATAGCTGGAGCTGCAGGTGCTTTTGGGGCTTTACTGTTCTCTTATATAAAATTCAAGTCCTACGATATCACCATGGTGCTGAACGGTATCTTGGCTGGGTTGGTGGGCATTACTGCAGGAGCTGATCTGATGGGTGTAGGAGAGTCTGCCATCATCGGTTTTGTCGGCGGTGGATTGGTAGTATTTGCCGTGGTGTTCTTTGATAAAGTGAAAATCGATGATCCTGTCGGTGCGATTTCCGTCCACTTGGTAGGTGGTATTTGGGGAACACTGGCAGTAGGACTCTTTGGTGATCTTGCCGGGTTCTCTCAGGTAATGTCCCAGTTGATCGGAATCGGTGCAGTTGGGGCTTTCTGTGTGATTTTCAGCTTTGTAGTGTTCTATTCGATGAAGAGGACAGTTGGTATACGGGTGCATGAGCAAGAGGAAGTGGAAGGACTGGATATCAATGAGCATAGCATGAGGGCTTATCCTGATTTTGCGACAAAAGAATAG